Proteins encoded by one window of Dehalococcoidia bacterium:
- a CDS encoding FAD-dependent oxidoreductase has protein sequence MHEVIVVGGGVAGLAAARRLREAGIEAAVLEARDRLGGRVWTARFPDGSPIDLGATWIHRVEGNPIAALAAGLHTVVTDYDNSTLYGPDGRELPERRQEAIEEEFDALLASLRRLRAQRSDAPDRPLQSAIDEVTAGLGRERRRELAYAVNVEIEHDYAADAAELSFRHWDQDDEFAGPDVWFRDGYAALVERLAAGVPVERARVTRIAWGATGVELTTTAGERRAAVAIVTVPLGVLRAGTLTFTPPLPAAHAAALRRLGVGALERVALLFPRVFWEEGYDRFGWMGPQPGLWAEWYSLAAATGAPIVVGFNAGRVARELAARSDEEIVASALAALRTLFGRGVPAPRSAFVTRWLTDPLAGGAYSHLPPGASGDDYDTLATPPSDCLILAGEHTSRAYPGTVHGAYLSGERAARDALASLGRIR, from the coding sequence ATGCACGAGGTGATTGTCGTCGGCGGCGGGGTGGCGGGGCTCGCGGCGGCGCGGCGGCTGCGCGAGGCGGGGATCGAGGCGGCGGTACTCGAAGCCCGAGACCGGCTCGGCGGGCGGGTCTGGACCGCGCGCTTTCCCGATGGCTCCCCCATTGACCTCGGCGCGACATGGATTCATCGCGTCGAGGGCAATCCGATTGCCGCTCTTGCCGCGGGACTGCACACCGTCGTCACTGACTATGACAACAGCACGCTCTACGGTCCGGACGGCCGGGAGCTGCCCGAGCGCCGCCAAGAGGCGATCGAGGAGGAGTTCGACGCCCTCCTGGCGAGCCTCCGCCGGCTTCGCGCCCAGAGGAGCGACGCGCCGGACCGGCCGCTGCAGTCGGCAATCGATGAGGTGACCGCGGGGCTCGGGCGCGAGCGCCGGCGCGAGCTCGCCTATGCGGTGAACGTCGAGATCGAACATGACTACGCGGCCGATGCTGCGGAGCTGTCGTTCCGGCATTGGGACCAAGACGACGAGTTTGCCGGGCCGGACGTGTGGTTCCGCGATGGCTACGCCGCCCTCGTGGAACGCCTTGCAGCCGGGGTGCCGGTCGAGCGCGCACGCGTCACCCGCATTGCGTGGGGCGCGACGGGGGTAGAACTGACAACGACCGCCGGCGAGCGGCGCGCCGCGGTCGCGATCGTGACCGTTCCGCTCGGCGTTCTCCGAGCGGGGACGCTCACGTTCACTCCCCCATTGCCGGCAGCGCACGCCGCCGCTCTGCGCCGGCTCGGGGTCGGGGCGCTGGAACGGGTGGCGCTCCTCTTCCCGCGCGTGTTCTGGGAGGAAGGCTACGACCGGTTCGGCTGGATGGGGCCGCAGCCGGGGCTGTGGGCGGAGTGGTACAGCTTGGCTGCCGCGACCGGAGCGCCGATCGTGGTCGGGTTCAATGCAGGCCGTGTCGCGCGGGAGCTCGCCGCGCGCTCAGACGAAGAGATCGTCGCCTCGGCGCTCGCCGCGCTCCGCACCCTGTTCGGGCGCGGGGTACCGGCGCCCCGGAGCGCCTTCGTCACGCGCTGGCTGACGGACCCGCTCGCCGGCGGCGCCTATTCTCACCTTCCGCCCGGCGCGAGCGGGGACGACTACGATACTCTCGCGACGCCGCCGTCCGACTGCCTCATCCTCGCGGGCGAGCATACCAGCCGCGCCTATCCCGGCACGGTGCATGGCGCCTATCTCAGCGGTGAGCGAGCGGCGCGCGACGCCTTGGCGTCGCTGGGGAGGATCCGCTAG
- a CDS encoding PhoX family phosphatase produces MADRDTSIGTPDHGSGELWSDVLNRYLSRRGFLKAGAAAGAAAAAARLAGDVPAASAVGLDFTPIQGDPPDADRMVVAPGYRMQVLIRWGDPILPGTEPWSPERQSAALQARQFGYNCDFIGYLPLPYGSANPNRGLLVVNHEYTNPELMFANFSLSRLTKEQADIQMAAHGISVVEVERLRDGTWRYVPNSPFNRRITASTPIQLTGPAAGHPWLVTSDDPLGAWVLGTLNNCAGGKTPWGTVLSGEENFNGYFDNAGRLPASDPRRTSMNRYGIPTGLGRYQWSRYHDRFDVGKEPNESFKFGWVVEIDPYDPTSTPKKRTALGRRKNEAATFAMNPDGRLAFYIGDDERFDYAYKFVPEGRFNPYNRAANMDLLDRGTLYVAKFNDDGTGEWIPLVWGQGPLTPENGFGSQADILINTRLAGDAVGATKMDRPEDFEWNPVNGKIYLVLTNNSDRGAPGRPGPDAANPRPNNRAGHIIEITEANNDVTATRFTWNIFILAGPPSDPTSYYAGYPKDRVSTLGAPDNITFDQFGNMWVATDGAPSAVRINDGLFAVPTEGSERGHLQQFYSTVAGAEVCGPEFNTDGTTLFLAVQHPGEDGTVENPISTWPDGLPYPRPSVIAITAENGGRIGMAGSTGRRPASQPSGGGLSDLFRSLLP; encoded by the coding sequence GTGGCCGATCGAGATACCTCCATTGGCACTCCCGATCACGGCTCTGGAGAGCTGTGGAGCGATGTCCTCAATCGCTATTTGAGCCGGCGCGGCTTCCTGAAAGCAGGCGCAGCAGCAGGGGCGGCAGCCGCGGCGGCGCGCCTCGCTGGTGATGTGCCGGCAGCGAGCGCCGTCGGTTTGGACTTTACGCCTATCCAAGGCGACCCGCCCGATGCGGACCGCATGGTGGTGGCGCCGGGCTATCGCATGCAGGTGCTGATCCGCTGGGGCGACCCGATTCTGCCCGGCACCGAGCCGTGGAGCCCGGAGCGCCAGAGCGCGGCGCTGCAGGCGCGTCAGTTTGGCTACAACTGCGACTTCATCGGCTACCTCCCGCTGCCCTACGGCTCGGCCAATCCGAACCGCGGGCTGCTGGTGGTCAACCACGAATACACCAACCCTGAGCTGATGTTCGCTAACTTCTCGCTGTCGCGGTTGACGAAGGAGCAGGCCGACATTCAGATGGCTGCTCATGGCATCTCGGTCGTTGAAGTTGAGCGTCTCCGCGACGGCACGTGGCGGTATGTGCCGAACTCGCCCTTCAACCGGCGCATTACGGCGTCCACGCCGATCCAGCTGACGGGTCCAGCGGCGGGACATCCTTGGCTGGTCACCAGCGACGACCCGCTGGGCGCGTGGGTGCTCGGCACGCTGAACAACTGCGCCGGCGGCAAGACCCCGTGGGGCACGGTGCTCTCCGGCGAGGAGAACTTCAACGGCTACTTCGACAACGCTGGCCGGCTGCCGGCGAGCGACCCGCGGCGCACCAGCATGAACCGCTATGGCATCCCGACCGGACTGGGACGCTACCAGTGGAGCCGGTATCACGACCGCTTCGATGTCGGCAAGGAGCCGAACGAGAGCTTCAAGTTCGGGTGGGTCGTGGAGATCGACCCCTACGATCCCACCTCGACCCCGAAGAAGCGAACCGCACTCGGCCGACGGAAGAATGAGGCGGCGACCTTTGCGATGAACCCGGATGGCCGCTTGGCGTTCTACATCGGAGACGACGAGCGCTTCGATTACGCCTATAAGTTCGTGCCGGAGGGCCGCTTCAACCCGTATAACCGCGCGGCCAATATGGACCTGCTCGATCGAGGGACGCTCTACGTCGCGAAGTTCAACGATGACGGCACTGGCGAATGGATCCCGCTCGTCTGGGGGCAAGGGCCGCTGACGCCGGAAAATGGGTTCGGCTCGCAGGCTGACATTCTGATCAACACCCGCCTCGCCGGGGATGCCGTCGGCGCGACGAAGATGGATCGCCCGGAAGACTTCGAGTGGAACCCGGTCAACGGCAAGATCTATCTCGTCCTTACGAACAACAGCGACCGCGGCGCTCCTGGGCGGCCGGGACCGGATGCAGCCAACCCGCGTCCCAACAACCGCGCAGGCCACATCATCGAGATCACCGAAGCGAACAACGACGTGACGGCGACGCGGTTTACGTGGAACATCTTCATCCTGGCTGGTCCGCCCAGCGACCCGACGAGCTACTACGCGGGGTACCCCAAAGACCGGGTAAGCACGCTCGGCGCGCCGGACAACATCACCTTCGATCAGTTCGGCAACATGTGGGTGGCGACCGACGGGGCGCCTTCGGCAGTGCGGATCAACGACGGCCTCTTCGCAGTGCCGACCGAAGGGAGCGAGCGCGGGCACCTGCAGCAGTTCTACAGCACAGTTGCCGGTGCCGAGGTGTGCGGACCGGAGTTCAACACCGACGGCACGACGCTCTTCCTTGCCGTTCAGCACCCGGGCGAAGACGGCACCGTCGAGAACCCGATCAGCACGTGGCCCGATGGCCTGCCCTATCCGCGGCCGTCGGTCATCGCCATCACCGCTGAGAACGGCGGCCGCATCGGCATGGCAGGCAGCACCGGCCGTCGCCCCGCGTCCCAGCCGAGCGGCGGCGGCTTGAGCGACCTCTTCCGCAGCCTCCTGCCCTAA
- a CDS encoding DnaD domain protein, giving the protein MSATTGSAPFAGFSRGDRVIPTPVTVFRDLVPAISDLAELKVTLHVIWRLAEKKVFPKFVSRSELETDRTLLASLAASGPPLQELRRALRLAVRRGVLIEVVVGRADGEEPLFFLNSDRDRAIVAQLERGELNIGQTRASRTETPTSAPRPTIYQLYEQNIGLLTPLVAEELQAAEEEYPADWIEDAFRLAATMNRRNWRYIARILERWRVEGKRDGALSADPAPEGWERYFRSDGPVSRRPR; this is encoded by the coding sequence ATGTCCGCGACGACCGGTAGCGCTCCGTTCGCCGGCTTTTCGCGCGGTGACCGCGTAATCCCGACGCCGGTCACTGTCTTCCGCGATCTCGTGCCCGCCATCTCCGACCTTGCGGAGCTGAAAGTCACGCTCCACGTGATCTGGCGGCTTGCCGAGAAGAAAGTCTTTCCGAAGTTCGTCAGCCGCTCGGAGCTCGAAACCGACCGGACGCTGCTCGCCAGCCTCGCTGCCTCGGGACCGCCGCTTCAAGAACTGCGGCGCGCGCTGCGGCTTGCGGTTCGGCGCGGCGTCCTGATCGAAGTCGTCGTCGGCCGTGCGGACGGAGAGGAGCCCCTCTTCTTTCTCAATAGCGATCGCGACCGGGCGATCGTTGCCCAGCTCGAGCGCGGCGAACTGAACATCGGGCAAACGCGCGCCTCGCGCACGGAGACGCCGACCAGCGCGCCGCGTCCTACGATCTATCAGCTGTATGAACAGAACATCGGCCTGCTGACCCCGCTTGTCGCCGAGGAGCTGCAGGCCGCCGAAGAAGAGTATCCCGCCGACTGGATCGAGGATGCCTTCCGGCTGGCAGCGACGATGAACCGCCGGAACTGGCGCTACATTGCGCGCATCCTCGAGCGCTGGCGGGTGGAGGGGAAACGCGATGGAGCCCTTAGCGCGGATCCTGCGCCAGAAGGCTGGGAGCGCTACTTCCGCTCAGACGGCCCCGTCTCCCGCCGACCCCGCTGA
- a CDS encoding ATP-binding protein: MEPLARILRQKAGSATSAQTAPSPADPAEPACPICLDAGYVRLDVPLGHPEFGRAILCRCQEERFAAHRREVLRQQAMLGALSSKTFATLRPEGRYGRFPEQYRLAVEQAKAFAERPEGWLVLTGVPGCGKTHLAAAIANAVIDRGEPALFLVVADLLDYLRSTFAPGADIRFDDLFDQVCQSPLLILDDFGATTSSEWAQEKLFQIVNRRYNAKRPTVFTLATPIDALPERLRVRLTDEEISAVIELEGSQSPLFQRVGAMALELLREMTFETFDAARADLTTADQRSRLEAAFVSAKRFAEQPEGWLLLTGPCGTGKTHLAAAIANARIAAGKPVYFAVVPDLLDHLRSTFAPDSPVRYDGLFETVRTAPLLILDDLGAHSSSPWAEEKLYQIINYRYNAKLPTVFTTNCRPEDLEPRLSSRLVDKKLAHHVGLDPIPDYRADTPAQRRPLPRRMAARQRDQRPLPRPN; this comes from the coding sequence ATGGAGCCCTTAGCGCGGATCCTGCGCCAGAAGGCTGGGAGCGCTACTTCCGCTCAGACGGCCCCGTCTCCCGCCGACCCCGCTGAGCCCGCATGTCCCATCTGTCTCGACGCCGGCTATGTCCGGCTCGACGTGCCGCTCGGCCACCCCGAGTTTGGACGCGCCATTCTATGCCGCTGTCAGGAGGAGCGGTTCGCCGCTCACCGCCGTGAGGTGCTGCGCCAGCAAGCGATGCTCGGCGCGCTGAGCAGCAAAACCTTCGCCACCCTCCGGCCCGAAGGGCGCTACGGTCGCTTCCCCGAGCAGTACCGCCTCGCGGTGGAGCAAGCGAAGGCGTTCGCGGAGCGTCCCGAGGGCTGGCTTGTTCTGACGGGCGTCCCAGGGTGCGGCAAGACCCATCTTGCCGCCGCGATCGCCAACGCCGTGATCGACCGCGGCGAGCCGGCGCTCTTTCTCGTCGTCGCCGACCTTCTCGACTACCTGCGCTCCACTTTCGCGCCCGGCGCCGACATCCGCTTCGATGACCTGTTTGACCAAGTCTGTCAGTCGCCGCTGCTGATTTTGGACGATTTTGGCGCAACCACCAGTTCAGAATGGGCGCAGGAGAAGCTGTTTCAGATTGTCAACCGCCGCTACAACGCCAAGCGGCCGACCGTCTTCACGCTCGCTACTCCGATCGACGCTCTCCCGGAGCGCCTGCGCGTTCGGCTGACCGACGAAGAGATATCGGCTGTCATCGAGCTCGAGGGCAGCCAGTCCCCACTTTTTCAGCGCGTTGGGGCGATGGCGCTTGAACTGCTGCGCGAGATGACGTTTGAGACCTTCGACGCCGCCCGTGCCGACCTCACTACCGCCGACCAGCGCAGCCGGCTGGAGGCCGCGTTCGTCAGCGCAAAACGGTTCGCCGAGCAGCCGGAGGGGTGGCTCCTCCTCACCGGCCCCTGCGGCACAGGCAAGACCCATCTCGCTGCCGCCATCGCCAACGCCCGCATCGCCGCCGGCAAGCCGGTCTACTTCGCAGTCGTTCCGGACCTGCTCGACCATCTGCGCTCGACCTTCGCGCCCGACAGCCCAGTGCGCTATGACGGGCTCTTCGAGACCGTGCGCACGGCGCCGCTGCTCATCCTCGATGACCTCGGCGCACACTCGTCGAGCCCCTGGGCGGAAGAAAAGCTTTATCAGATCATCAACTACCGCTATAACGCCAAGCTGCCGACCGTCTTCACGACAAACTGCCGCCCCGAAGACCTCGAGCCGCGCCTCAGTTCGCGGCTGGTCGACAAAAAGCTCGCCCATCATGTCGGCCTCGACCCGATCCCCGACTATCGCGCCGACACCCCCGCTCAGCGCCGACCGCTGCCGCGGCGGATGGCGGCACGGCAGCGCGATCAGCGCCCTCTCCCCCGGCCGAACTGA
- a CDS encoding ABC transporter substrate-binding protein translates to MGPSRTHLVWPVHRRHVEVSWDPDVPHTGQGRRPAPYHTLHLPYEPLTTPRIGIDADGIRFPIAEQLQPRLAVAWEPADGYRTWTVRLREGVRSSLGNELSADDVVWAWQRVYALRGVGLWRSRRMAGVQSADDVEALDRFTVRFRTVGPNPEFPQYLIFATNNIVDSQEARRHATADDPWATDWLARNIAGFGAFTLERQTADTLEFRAREDHWAGRPGIARVTQVAIETREEGMRLLERGEANFLLGLYPEELARFAGRPDYRLIRVRANHATLEFNWLDPPFSDQKVRQAVCYALPYQRILDQVYHGYARR, encoded by the coding sequence ATGGGCCCATCGCGAACGCACCTTGTCTGGCCAGTCCACCGCCGCCACGTCGAGGTCAGTTGGGACCCTGATGTTCCTCACACGGGTCAGGGGCGCCGTCCTGCTCCCTATCACACGCTTCACTTGCCGTATGAGCCGCTGACCACGCCGCGGATCGGCATCGATGCCGACGGCATCCGCTTTCCGATCGCAGAGCAGCTGCAGCCCCGTCTCGCTGTTGCGTGGGAGCCCGCCGACGGCTACCGGACCTGGACCGTTCGGCTCCGCGAAGGCGTCCGCAGTTCTCTCGGCAACGAACTGAGTGCGGACGATGTGGTCTGGGCGTGGCAGCGTGTCTACGCCCTGCGCGGGGTCGGGCTGTGGCGCTCGCGCCGCATGGCGGGTGTCCAAAGCGCCGACGACGTTGAGGCGCTCGACCGCTTCACGGTCCGCTTTCGCACCGTCGGCCCCAATCCTGAGTTCCCACAATACCTCATCTTCGCGACGAACAACATCGTCGATTCGCAAGAAGCGCGCCGGCACGCCACCGCCGACGACCCCTGGGCGACCGACTGGCTGGCGCGCAACATCGCCGGTTTCGGCGCCTTCACCCTCGAACGGCAGACCGCTGACACCTTGGAATTTCGAGCGCGGGAGGACCACTGGGCAGGACGGCCGGGGATTGCACGGGTGACGCAGGTTGCCATCGAGACCCGAGAGGAAGGGATGCGCCTCCTTGAGCGCGGGGAGGCGAACTTCTTGCTTGGGCTGTATCCGGAGGAGCTGGCGCGCTTTGCGGGCCGCCCCGACTACCGCCTCATCCGCGTCCGCGCCAATCACGCCACCCTCGAATTCAACTGGCTCGACCCGCCCTTCTCCGACCAGAAGGTGCGGCAGGCCGTCTGCTACGCCCTCCCCTACCAGCGCATCCTCGACCAGGTCTACCACGGCTACGCCCGCCG
- the rplI gene encoding 50S ribosomal protein L9, producing MKVLFLKEVENVAQPGEVKDVADGFARNYLLPKGLAVAASSAMLKQHAAAIEQEKKRAAKESEELRALAARLSETTVTIPARAGVEGRLYGSITAADIAEALHRQHGVTVDRRLIELDEPIRRLGEHQVTIRLRRDLLPTLKVVIVSLETASTSA from the coding sequence ATGAAAGTGCTGTTTCTGAAAGAAGTTGAGAATGTCGCCCAGCCGGGCGAGGTGAAGGACGTCGCGGACGGCTTCGCGCGCAACTACCTCCTGCCGAAAGGGCTTGCCGTTGCTGCCAGCAGCGCAATGCTGAAGCAGCACGCAGCAGCGATTGAGCAGGAGAAGAAGCGCGCGGCGAAAGAGAGCGAGGAGCTGCGCGCTCTCGCCGCGCGGCTGAGCGAGACGACGGTGACGATCCCCGCGCGCGCCGGGGTCGAAGGGCGGCTGTACGGGTCGATCACCGCTGCTGACATCGCCGAAGCGCTCCACCGCCAGCACGGCGTCACAGTCGACCGCCGGCTGATTGAACTGGATGAGCCGATCCGGCGCCTCGGTGAGCATCAGGTGACTATTCGGCTGCGGCGCGACCTTCTCCCGACGCTGAAGGTCGTGATCGTCAGCCTCGAAACCGCCTCCACCTCCGCCTAG
- a CDS encoding FxLYD domain-containing protein: MAMDDFDGRRWIWLAVALGLAAVVCVCVSAAGLAVYQTGGLARLGTARLTPTPPPARPPAQPTPTPFTERLQLVGTPLLARSSGGVQVSGLIRNPEPVARSAVLTATLYDAGGRVVGAAVGAVLNVQPNDTKPYTLYSEAAPAEVARAHVVVASRLPASARAGETSITFENATARAVGTGFQVEARATNTDRVPHRFTAVASLLDGAGNLVGIARGAAALPAGGSATVTLTSTERLPAYQTIRVQVDVLDE, from the coding sequence ATGGCGATGGATGACTTCGACGGCCGGCGCTGGATTTGGCTTGCCGTCGCGCTTGGCCTCGCGGCGGTTGTCTGCGTCTGCGTCAGCGCTGCGGGGCTGGCGGTGTACCAAACTGGCGGTCTCGCTCGGCTGGGCACGGCGCGGCTGACACCGACCCCTCCCCCAGCCCGTCCGCCGGCGCAGCCAACGCCGACCCCGTTCACGGAGCGGCTCCAGCTCGTCGGCACTCCCCTGCTCGCCCGCAGCAGCGGCGGGGTGCAGGTGAGCGGGCTTATTCGTAACCCAGAACCGGTTGCTCGCTCTGCTGTCCTGACGGCCACCCTCTACGACGCGGGCGGCCGGGTGGTCGGCGCAGCCGTCGGCGCCGTGCTGAATGTCCAGCCGAACGATACCAAGCCGTATACGCTCTATAGCGAGGCGGCTCCGGCCGAGGTTGCGCGCGCGCACGTTGTCGTTGCCAGCCGACTGCCGGCAAGCGCCCGCGCCGGGGAGACGTCCATCACGTTTGAGAACGCGACCGCCCGCGCCGTCGGCACCGGCTTTCAGGTTGAGGCGCGGGCAACAAACACCGACCGCGTTCCCCACCGCTTCACGGCGGTCGCTTCTCTGCTCGATGGGGCAGGCAATCTCGTCGGCATCGCGCGCGGCGCGGCGGCGCTGCCGGCGGGCGGGTCAGCGACCGTCACCCTCACCAGCACGGAACGCCTCCCCGCGTATCAGACGATCCGGGTGCAGGTGGACGTGCTCGACGAGTGA
- the dnaB gene encoding replicative DNA helicase produces MLINDPAVDRLPPNDQAAEQAVIGSILVDPDILPRLQALIEPEDFFYDRHRWIYEAVLALFDRQAKIDLVTVARELEDRNRLEEAGGPVYLAQMIAETPTSLHAEYYAGIVKRTAIQRRMIAIGGQIAAIGYQAGADIDRAIAEVEELVYSLRVTRPRRGFVHLRDILDELFEGRIAVPESETLVESVKTGFIDLDRLLGGLKRSDLIVLAARPGMGKSSFALNVALNAARSQGATVAISSLEMSSDQLANRLLASESGIDSRRIRLDQLSDAEQARLMEAIATLSELNIFIDDTPAARIAELRAKLRRLHAEHPLDLVIVDYLQLLHGSGHDNRVQEIGEISRSLKALARELNVPVLALSQLSRAVESRSPHIPMLSDLRESGSIEQDADVVLFLYRDDVYYTEKEWEKRFPTKPYPRGIVDVIVAKHRNGPTGQISLLWFEKTTKFVNLNVRDDR; encoded by the coding sequence ATGCTGATCAACGACCCCGCAGTAGACCGGCTGCCGCCGAACGATCAAGCTGCCGAACAGGCGGTCATCGGCAGCATCCTTGTCGACCCTGACATCCTTCCTCGGCTGCAGGCGCTGATCGAGCCCGAGGATTTCTTCTATGACCGCCATCGGTGGATCTACGAGGCTGTACTCGCCCTCTTCGACCGCCAAGCCAAAATCGACCTCGTGACGGTCGCCCGCGAGCTCGAGGACCGCAACCGGCTTGAGGAGGCAGGAGGCCCGGTCTACCTCGCCCAGATGATCGCGGAAACGCCGACCTCGCTCCACGCCGAGTACTACGCGGGGATTGTCAAGCGGACTGCAATCCAGCGCCGCATGATCGCAATCGGCGGCCAGATCGCCGCTATCGGCTATCAAGCCGGGGCCGACATCGACCGGGCGATAGCGGAAGTAGAGGAGTTAGTCTACAGCCTGCGCGTCACGCGCCCCCGCCGCGGTTTTGTCCACCTGCGCGACATCCTCGACGAACTGTTCGAAGGACGGATCGCCGTCCCCGAGAGCGAGACCCTCGTTGAATCCGTCAAGACCGGCTTTATCGACCTCGACCGGCTGCTTGGCGGGCTGAAGCGGTCTGACCTTATCGTGCTTGCCGCCCGACCAGGCATGGGCAAATCGAGCTTCGCTCTCAACGTGGCCCTCAACGCCGCGCGCAGCCAAGGCGCAACGGTTGCTATCTCGTCGCTCGAGATGTCGAGCGACCAGCTGGCCAACCGGCTGCTCGCCAGCGAGTCTGGGATCGACTCGCGCCGCATCCGCCTCGATCAGCTCTCCGATGCGGAGCAGGCGCGCCTGATGGAGGCGATCGCGACGCTCTCCGAGCTGAACATCTTTATCGACGACACGCCCGCCGCGCGGATCGCCGAACTGCGCGCAAAGCTGCGCCGTCTCCACGCCGAGCATCCGCTCGACCTCGTTATCGTCGATTACCTCCAGCTGCTCCATGGCTCGGGCCATGACAATCGGGTGCAGGAGATCGGGGAGATCTCCCGCTCGCTGAAGGCGCTCGCGCGTGAACTGAACGTGCCCGTCCTCGCGCTTTCTCAGCTCTCGCGCGCCGTCGAGTCGCGCTCTCCGCACATCCCGATGCTGTCTGACCTCCGCGAGTCGGGGTCGATCGAGCAAGATGCCGACGTCGTCCTCTTTCTCTACCGCGACGACGTCTACTACACCGAGAAAGAATGGGAGAAACGCTTCCCGACCAAGCCGTATCCCCGCGGGATCGTCGACGTCATCGTCGCCAAGCATCGGAACGGTCCGACCGGCCAGATCAGTCTGCTCTGGTTCGAGAAGACGACGAAGTTTGTCAACCTCAATGTCCGCGACGACCGGTAG
- a CDS encoding SDR family oxidoreductase, whose amino-acid sequence MAVLDRFRLDGRVAVVTGAGGGIGRATIALFREAGARVAGIDLNPDSFADLLGEDDVAAAADVRDPEAVRSAFAAIAARVGPPTVLVNNAGIAYRASVLETSPDAWDRVLAINLRGALLCSQAAAPAMLAAGKGSIVNVASQLAFAVAAERAAYVASKAGLIGLTKVMALEWADRGIRVNAVAPGVTRTPMVRYLEENREAGDAFRARIPLGRFAEPDEIALACLYLASDASSYVTGHVLTVDGGYSVP is encoded by the coding sequence GTGGCAGTACTCGACCGATTTCGGCTTGACGGCCGGGTCGCCGTGGTGACAGGAGCGGGAGGAGGCATCGGCCGGGCAACGATTGCGCTCTTCCGGGAAGCAGGGGCGCGGGTTGCCGGGATCGACCTCAACCCCGACAGCTTCGCTGACCTGCTCGGCGAGGACGATGTTGCCGCGGCCGCCGACGTCCGCGACCCGGAGGCGGTGCGGTCCGCCTTCGCCGCCATCGCGGCGCGGGTTGGCCCGCCGACAGTGCTGGTCAATAATGCGGGCATCGCCTACCGGGCATCTGTTCTCGAGACGTCGCCGGACGCGTGGGACCGCGTGCTCGCGATCAACCTGCGGGGCGCGCTTCTCTGCTCCCAAGCGGCTGCTCCGGCGATGCTGGCCGCGGGCAAGGGGAGCATTGTCAACGTTGCTTCGCAGCTTGCCTTTGCCGTTGCGGCAGAGCGGGCAGCTTACGTCGCAAGCAAAGCGGGGCTGATCGGGCTGACCAAGGTGATGGCGCTGGAATGGGCAGACCGCGGCATTCGGGTGAATGCGGTCGCGCCCGGCGTGACGCGGACACCGATGGTGCGCTACCTTGAAGAGAACCGAGAGGCGGGCGACGCCTTCCGCGCCCGCATTCCGCTCGGCCGGTTCGCCGAACCGGACGAAATTGCGCTCGCATGCCTCTATCTGGCGAGCGACGCCTCCTCGTACGTCACCGGCCACGTCCTGACCGTGGACGGCGGCTACAGCGTTCCGTAA
- a CDS encoding DNA-3-methyladenine glycosylase, with translation MSAEAVRYLRAVDPTLAAVIDAVGPFAPLRREPTFATLVATIIGQQISTRAAAAIDQRLRERLGGTVTPDTLLAASDEDLRRAGLSRAKLTAVRDVAQRVAAGELIVERLSELDDETVIAHLSKSRGIGRWTAQMFLIFALGREDVLPLDDYGFRAAVRRLYGAESARTPAALAALGERWRPYRSVATWYLWRSLALPIEHDYHPPNDRQNRTA, from the coding sequence ATGTCGGCCGAGGCGGTCCGCTATCTTCGAGCGGTCGATCCGACGCTCGCCGCCGTTATCGACGCTGTCGGCCCCTTCGCGCCTCTGCGCCGCGAGCCGACCTTCGCCACCCTCGTCGCCACCATCATCGGCCAGCAGATCTCGACCCGCGCAGCCGCGGCGATCGACCAGCGACTGCGCGAGCGGCTCGGCGGGACGGTGACCCCTGACACTCTCTTGGCCGCAAGCGACGAAGACCTGCGGCGCGCAGGCCTTTCGCGCGCGAAACTGACTGCCGTGCGCGACGTCGCGCAGCGGGTTGCTGCCGGCGAGCTCATCGTCGAACGGCTGAGCGAGCTCGATGATGAGACGGTGATCGCCCACCTGTCGAAGAGCCGCGGCATCGGCCGCTGGACAGCGCAGATGTTTCTCATCTTCGCTCTCGGCCGGGAGGATGTTCTTCCCCTCGATGATTACGGCTTCCGCGCCGCGGTCCGTCGCCTCTACGGCGCCGAGAGCGCCCGAACGCCCGCCGCGCTTGCCGCCCTCGGTGAGCGGTGGCGGCCCTACCGCTCGGTTGCGACATGGTACCTCTGGCGCAGCCTCGCGCTGCCGATCGAGCACGATTACCATCCGCCGAACGATCGCCAGAACAGAACAGCTTGA